AGGGCGTGAGCGTCACGCTCACCGACGCCCCGCCGAACGCCACCGCCAAGATCCCGGGTGTGCCCGAGCCGCAGCCCAACGACCTGGTCATCCACCAACAGGACCTCCAGGCCGTGGTGAACGCCCTGTGGCACGGCGGCGCCAAGGGCATCAAGGTGATGGACCAGCGGCTGATCTCCACCAGCGCGGTGCGCTGCGTCGGCAACACCCTGATCCTCCAGGGCCGGGTCTACTCCCCGCCGTACAAGGTCACCGCCGTGGGCAACCGCGACGCGCTCAACAACGCACTGACCGCCTCCCCCGCCATCCAGAACTACCTGCAGTACGTCAACGCCTACGGCCTGGGCTGGAAAGTCGACCAGCACGAGGCGGTGACTCTTCCCGGCTACTCCGGCACAGTGGATCTCCACTACGCACAGCCTGTGAAGCCGTAGCCCCGCACGCCGCGGGGCGGCGGGGAGGGGCGGGGCCGAATGACGGTGCGGGGCCGGACGACGGCGCGGTGGCTCGTACGGACGCTCAGCGAGATCTGCGTCACGGCCGGCACGCTCATCGTCCTCTTCGTGGTCTACCTCCTCTTCTGGACCGGCGTACGCGCCGACAGCGCCATGGACGGCGAGATCGGCAGGCTCCAGCACCAGTGGTCGGCCGGACCGGCTGTCGCCCCGGACCGTACGCCGGCGCCCGGAGAACGCGCCGCCCCCGCCGCACGGCCCCGCCGCTACGCACCGGGCGCCTCCTTCGCCGTCATGTACATCCCGCGCTTCGGCCCGGACTGGGCCAAGCCCGTCCTCGAAGGCACCGGCACCGAGGTCCTGCAGCGCGGCCTCGGCCACTACGGCGGCACCGCGCACCTCGGCGAGGTCGGCAACTTCTCCGTCGCCGGCCACCGCCGCACCTACGGCGACCCCTTCAAGGACTTCCCGGAGCTGCGCCCCGGCGACGCCGTGGTCCTCACCGACGGCACCACGTGGTTCACCTACCGCATCGACAACCGGCCCTACACGACACTCCCCGGTGACATCGGGGTGATCGACCCGGTCCCCA
The sequence above is a segment of the Streptomyces lydicus genome. Coding sequences within it:
- a CDS encoding class E sortase, with protein sequence MTVRGRTTARWLVRTLSEICVTAGTLIVLFVVYLLFWTGVRADSAMDGEIGRLQHQWSAGPAVAPDRTPAPGERAAPAARPRRYAPGASFAVMYIPRFGPDWAKPVLEGTGTEVLQRGLGHYGGTAHLGEVGNFSVAGHRRTYGDPFKDFPELRPGDAVVLTDGTTWFTYRIDNRPYTTLPGDIGVIDPVPRKSGFNGPGRYLTLTTCEPEWGHSHRLIAWAHLDATQPVAQGRPSALTG
- a CDS encoding DUF881 domain-containing protein, with product MSTSADSSPRPGRPRLRPARLLTLVVFALAGMLFWLSFDTARGTNLRSDDSMLRLSDLIQERSHKNGAQDDRNATLREEVDALARRDNGSSKAEDAKLKSLEKNAGTKPLSGQGVSVTLTDAPPNATAKIPGVPEPQPNDLVIHQQDLQAVVNALWHGGAKGIKVMDQRLISTSAVRCVGNTLILQGRVYSPPYKVTAVGNRDALNNALTASPAIQNYLQYVNAYGLGWKVDQHEAVTLPGYSGTVDLHYAQPVKP